One Oncorhynchus mykiss isolate Arlee chromosome 9, USDA_OmykA_1.1, whole genome shotgun sequence genomic window, AAATCATATACACCACACAacgaaaagtatgtggacacctgctgtctggaacagttgactggggcagctctagcagggcagaaatttgacaaactgacttgttgaaaaggtggaatccaatgacggtgccacgttgaaagtcagagctcttcagtaaggccattctattgccaatgttcgtctatggagaatgtatggctgtgtgctcgattctaTACACCTGTCTGCAACAGGTGTGGCGCAAATAGCCCAATACACTGAtttgaagggtgtccacatacttttgtatatatagtgtatgtatcaCTTGTGTATTCTGGTCATtttagaccagggatgggcaactgacCTGCGGATCAATGCAccaatgcatcaatgcacaaatTTGTAGAAATGAATTAAATTTgttataaaattgctaaatcttcACTCTGCCCCATTGCTAAACGTGTTAactgtaaaccccccccccctctccgctGTTAAGAAAGGGGACAACAAAATTCCACTTGCCCATCCCTGTTCTAAACACTCATATTCTATTGGAGGCTTTATTCGTGACTATTTGAAGTGTCCCTTGGCTTGGTGTTAGATCACGTGGGTCACATGGTATCAGGCTGCTCACTGTTGAAAGGCCTGGTAGTAGCGAGGTAGGGAGGTGGAAGTGCTCATTCCAGGGTTGCTGAACCCCTGAGGTagctggttgttgttgtggttgtgggtTCCGGGACCCTGGGGTGCGTGCGGTTGTGGAGGCTGCAGGAAGGTAAGGCCTCCTGGGGCCTGAGAAGGCAGGGGACTGGAGGAGGAGGGCGGCTCAGTGGAAGTGGAGCTAGAGGGGTAGCCAATCACCAGACCTCCCATACTCATATGAGCACTGTAGGGAGGCAAGCCGAACGGCAGGAAGCCCAGGAGAGGACCCAGGTCCATGTTAGCAGCGCATGACAACTCGGCCGAGGAGAGAGCGGGGCTCCTGGACAGAATGTGGGGGTCCCCTGGCCCACCCTGGGCTTCTGAGAGCACCTCcctctgaggagaggaggaggaagaggaggaggctgCGGTCAGGTGTGGGGGCAGCCCACTCTGCAGGTCCATGAGAAAGCTCTCCGTGTCAGGGTGGGAGTATGAGGTAGATCCATGCTGGTACCTGGGCATGTGGCCATAaggctgctgttgctgctggggCTGGGgaaggtggtggtgggggtgggaaGCGGGGTCCGGCATGTGGCGGCCCACCCCCATGGCCGTGGACAGGGAAACCTGCATGAGGGAATGGTGGTGGTGGCCCATGCCTGGATTGGACATGGTCTGCAGGGGGTAGCTGCTGTACATGTCCATGGGGAAGGTCTCTATGGGCTCCTTTGAGGGGGGCCCCATGCCACATGACACAGGACTCTGCTCCTCCTTTACGGGGCCAGGTGTGGTGGGGGCAGGTGTGGCTGTGGGGGTGGTGGGTGTGGCCTCCTGGACGTGGCTCTTCTTCAGGTGGCGTGTCAGATGGTCCCTGCGGCCAAAGCGCTGGGCACAGCGCGGGCACAGGAAGTCCCGGCGGCCCGTGTGCACCACAGCGTGGCGCCGTACATCCTTGCGGGTGTAGAAGCGTCGGTCGCAACGCTCGCACGAATACTTCCTCTCCCTGATGGCGTCGGTGGCACCCCCCAGTGGCTGAGGCCTGTCGGTGTGGCTCCCTAGCTGCTCCAGCAGGGTGGGCTCTCCCTCCTGGAAATGGAGCTCaccagagagggaggtgggggtgtGAGTGGCCAGAAGGTGGCGCCGGTAACCCAGCTGAGTGCTGTACTGTTTGCCACACTCCTGGCATTGGAACACCTGCCTGTTGGCGTCATGGGCCTGCAGGTGGCTTTTCAGGTGCTCCTTCTGTTGGAACATCTTctagcagagggaacagtgctGGGTCTTCTGCAGAGGGCAACGGAGCATAAGCCTGAGTAGACTCATGGGGTATTTTAAGAGAGGACCTTCAAACTTGACAACCTTGGCTCCACCCTTAATGGAGAGTGGGGTGTTGAGTGCTGCTGAATGCTGTTAGTGGAGTGTTTCGTACTCTCTCCAGG contains:
- the LOC110532134 gene encoding zinc finger protein PLAGL2, encoding MFQQKEHLKSHLQAHDANRQVFQCQECGKQYSTQLGYRRHLLATHTPTSLSGELHFQEGEPTLLEQLGSHTDRPQPLGGATDAIRERKYSCERCDRRFYTRKDVRRHAVVHTGRRDFLCPRCAQRFGRRDHLTRHLKKSHVQEATPTTPTATPAPTTPGPVKEEQSPVSCGMGPPSKEPIETFPMDMYSSYPLQTMSNPGMGHHHHSLMQVSLSTAMGVGRHMPDPASHPHHHLPQPQQQQQPYGHMPRYQHGSTSYSHPDTESFLMDLQSGLPPHLTAASSSSSSSPQREVLSEAQGGPGDPHILSRSPALSSAELSCAANMDLGPLLGFLPFGLPPYSAHMSMGGLVIGYPSSSTSTEPPSSSSPLPSQAPGGLTFLQPPQPHAPQGPGTHNHNNNQLPQGFSNPGMSTSTSLPRYYQAFQQ